GCTGGGTGTCTGCACCAGTGCGGTGCCAAAGTGGTAGTACCAGATCCGATTGACCATCACGCGGGCAAACAGAGGGTTGTCGCTGGAAGTCAGCCACTGTGCAATTTTTTTGCGTCGTTCCCCTTCCGGTGCATTGTGGGGTAATTCGTAATGCTGTTTCGCTGAAACTTTGGACAGAGAACCGGCACCGATGGCACGCACCGGGTTTGCCGCCTGACCTCGCGCAAGTACTTGCGTGACAGGTGGTTGCTGCGTATTCAACGTGTAGACTTTCAGTAATTGACTTCCCGCCAGTCGAGCAATTTCTGCCCTCAGGTGGGCCAATTGTGCGTCCCACTGCAGCAGTTGTTTTTTCTCATTTTCTTTTAATGCTTCCAGCACCTTTTCCGAATTGAGAAATGAACTGGCACGGAAAGACTGTTCAATCTCGTCTTTGGTCAGTGACTTGTTATATAACCGTGCTTTAATAATTGTGCCGTTCAGCACGTGGTTCCCACCTGCGGGGTGGTGTCGCAACCCGAACAGCACGTGCGACTTTCCTGCTGGAAACGTCACCAGTTCCTGGGCACGATAGCCCGTACCATACGGTTTGCCGTTTCGATAAGCGGTAATGGTGCCATCGCTGCCGTATGTAATGGCCAGATGCACCGGGTGCTGGGTGGCTTCCGTTTCCTGTGGTGCATTGAAAGAGGCAGTGCGACGGAAAAAATTACTCCCCGCCAGCCATTGGTTCTTGTCTTTTTCGGCAAAGACAATCGCATCGAACACGGCACCGTTTTCAATGGAAATCACCCCTCCGCCGGCCTGATTCAACGTGGGCAACTGCACCCAGGCTTCCAAGGTTTTTTCCTGCAAGTCGCTTTTCAACGCGGAAGACTGTGCGTAGCCACTTTTGCCATCCACCACCAATCCGGTGGGGGTGAATTTTGCCTTACCATGTAGTTCAACATCAAGATTCCCCAGCAAATCCTTGCCAGACTGCTGGAAATCCCACGCAGCCAGTGGTGCGGGGCCGACATTGGCCGCTTCTTCTTTTGGCAGGCGACTTTTCGCCAGTTCCCACAATTGATCGCGGGAGCGTTTCAACGTAACTTCTTTGCTGGTAAGTGCCTGCAACTGTTCTTCATTCATCGGCACTTTGATGAGGCTTTCCCCATGTCGCACACCGGTGAAGTTGGCGGCAAAGCGATAGTAGTCTTCCTGGGTGATCGGATCATATTTATGATCGTGGCAGCGGGCACAATTAATGGTTAAACCCAGAAACAATTGCCCCACGTTGCCAACCAGTTCTTCCAGTTCGTCCTGAAAGGCGGTTTCGCGTGCCACAGGTAACGATGGCAGAACAGTATTGTGAATACCATTCACCAGGTAACCCGTGGCAATTTTCGCCCCCACCGATTGTGGTGCCAGTTGATCCCCAGCCAACTGCCACGCTGCAAATTGCTGGTAAGGCATATTCGCATTCAGTGCGTCAATTACCCAGTTGCGGTAATGCCAGGCATTCTCACGCGGTGCGTTGCGTTCAAACCCGTCCGATTCCCCAAATCGCACCACATCCAGCCAGTGCCGGGCCCACCGTTCCCCGTATTGTGGGGAAGCCAGCGTTCGCTGCACCAACTGTTCCCACGCATCGGGTGCGGGATCATTCACAAACTGTTGCACCTCTTCGTGCGTCGGTGCCAGACCCAGCAGGTCGTGGTAAAGTCGTTTGATCAGCACCGGTCGGCTGGCTTTCGGTGAAAAAGTTAATTTTTTCTCATGAAATTTTGCAGCAATGAAGCTGTCAATCGGGCTGAGAATGGAATTTGACGAATCGCCATATTGTGATTCTGGAATATTTGGCCGCACAATGGGTTGAAAAGCCCACCAGTCGGTGCCCGAACGCAATGAAGTGGTATGCTCAAACAGGCGAATCGGGTCTTCGTCCCACGGTAGGTTCTGGTCGATCCATAATTGAATGAGTTTTTTCTCATCATCCTTCAGTGGGTGCTTCGGGGGCATTTTGTCGGACGCAACGAGTTTCCAGAGAATGCTTTTGTCGCTGTTTCCGGGTTGAATCACTTTGCCGGAATCCCCACCTTGCAGGGCAGATTTGCGTGAAATTAGATTCAAACCACCTGCGGGATCGCTCCCACGGTGGCATTCGAGACAGCGATCAATCAGGAGAGGCACAATCTGCTTTTGGAAATCAACGGGTGATTCGGCATGCACGGACGACACGAGCAGCCACCCGCACAGCACCACCCACGTATGAACGTTTTGTAAGATCATTTTTCCAGGCTCCCCACCGAATGGGTACAGGGTACCAGAAAAACAGCCCCACCGCAGTAGAAAAATGAGAAAAGGCAGGCTTGGGTGATGAGAGCAGATACCAAAAGATAATTAAACCAAAATCAGATTGAAAATCGGAGTTTTTCCGCTTGAGGATCGACTTCAAATCTTGGCCACAGTCTTTTAATTATTTCATCCGGAGTTTCATTCAATGTATCGATGAATCCTTTGCAAGCGTCGAACAAGTCACGCAAGGTTGCAAAACAACAATGTTGCGTGACCTCTTCACGCATCCATTTCCATAACCCTTCAATGGGATTGAAATCGGGACTATAACTGGGCAAAACTACTATTTCGATGTCCAACTCGCTGGCTTTGGTTCGAACGAACTTCGCCTTGTGCCAAGGTGCTCCATCCCAAATTACCACAACACGTCGACCTTGTCTTTCTACCCAATCGTTCACTCGGTGCAAAAATTCAGCCGTGTTTTCCTTGTTGCATTTGCCTTCGTTCCAGATCAAACATGCACCAGCACTGAAATTGTAAGCACCATACCAGTTGATGCGATCGGACAGCGGAGGGCAATCACTCACTCGCCAAGCCGATTCTCCCTTGCGCCACCAAGTATAGCCCAAGTCCATATCACGATGAAAATGGGATTCATCAATATAAATGATCACGATATCGCCGCGACACATTTGCTGGTACATATCCGCGAACTGTTTCAGGTATTCGGCCCGCTTTTCAGGGTCCCCTTTGCCGAACAGTTTCTTGCATTTCTTCCAGCTCAATCCCGCTAATTGCAGGATCCGCCGCACGGTATTCCGAGATACATACCGCTGGAATTGACAACCGATCCAGTTGCACAACTTCCTGATCGTCCATCCGTGGCCTGGCAATTGGTGATCTACCGGATCGCTTTTCAGAACGGCATCAACGATCTGCTCTATCTGCGACTGGACAAAAGGGGGACACGGCCGCCAGTACGCCGATAAATCAAGGCGTCAGGTCCATGGTTGTTATATTTATGAACCCAGTTCAACAACACATCGTCGCAACGTCCAATTTCTGCGGCATAAGCAGTTGCGTTAGTGTGACCAAGAGCAATTTGGTACAAAGCCATAAACCGCTCCCGAGTACGAGGATGCTCGGATTCCAGAGCCAGGCGACGCAAATCATCGGTGGTTTGATTCCATTTAGTAGTGTTCGGTCGGATCATCCTTGATCTCCAAAGGTTGGTCGACTTGCCTAGGTTGAACATTCTGACCAGCTTAACATAACTCACCAAATCTGTAAACACCGATTTTCAATCTGATTTTGGTTTAGCAGACACGATGTTGTAATTATGGGCCCAGACACTGAAGCCCCAGGTGGGGTCGCCGACGAAGTAGGTGTGGTAGTCGCTGATGCGGAAGTTGTAAACCGTTTCGACTTCGCCACTATTGGCCACGCCTTCGACAGGCAGATACTGTTGATCCTCCGACTGTAGCAGGTCTCCGGGCTGCAGGAACTTCGCGGGCACACAGCCCTGATCTTTCACATAAAACGGATGCCTGGCCGTGGTGCGGATGATTCTGCCAGTCCGGCTCTGATGGAGGGGGAGTGCAGCAATGCACCCTCCCCGCCCCTATACCAATCAGTTTGCGTCCAGCCCACAGGTGGGCAAGCTGCGACCGCCCAGCAACCTAACACTGTGCGATTCGTTGTCAAGTTGTCAAAGATCTAAGATGTTGATCAATGTCGTAACGATTGTTGCGACACTGCATAATCGTCTCAAACTGGCTTCAAAGGCGACTGGCTGCTCTCTCATGTTGGCCCAAGACTTACGAATAAATGATACCAGATTCAACTGCCAAGGGTCTGATGCGTGCAATCTGCTCTTCCGTCACCCGCCATAAGCTCAAAGTGCTATTGAAGGTAATCAGACTGCCATGATTGGCATCCGCAGTGATAAAATCTTTTAGCCGCATTTCGCCAATCATTAACTTTAGTTGAAAATCATTTACATAATTATATGGATAAAGATCCCTTATACTCCCTTTGTAGATTTCTTCGTCGTCCATTCTTAAACCCCATCGTCCATGACGCTCTACCTCGAGCGATTCCTCTGGGGAATTCTCATCACCCGTCCCTATCCCAAGAGCATACCATTCAGGACCTTTATCAAAGCTTCTTTGATAACTAATTCCGTATTTTGAACCTGTCGAATCAGCAATTGATTGGATCAGCTGAAGATTATTGAGGTGGTCAATTGACATACACTGATCATTTATACTTATAACAAAATATCTTTCATCGCTATCGAATGACGCCACAACATTAATCAAATATCCGTGAAAGTGATTAAGGTATGAATCACCAGTCGATATAACATTAAATCCAGTGATATTATTAAAACTCATTTTGATAAGCTTAGATCTCTGCCTTTTGAATGACAGCAACTTTGGGGTATAGCCTTCGCCATGAATGCTCATTACATCCGGACAACAATTCAATGACTCCATCCAATTCAGAATGCATTGCAGTAATCTGGCATTTATCAAGTAGTCTGTTTCATCGTTGCCATAAAATGCAATGCAGTTATAACTTGTATCAGCCTCCACCACAAGTCATCTCCTTTTACGCTTGATGACCAAATCGCGAATAATTTTTGGTTTTCCTTGATGCTCTTCAGGCAAAGAGTCCATTCCGTTTCTTAATTTAATTTTAGTTTCTAGGGGATCATCAGTAATTGATAATACTTCAAATGCATCTACTTTCCCATCTCTGCGGACGCCGATAATGTCAGGGCGTTTGTTGATTGCACCCGTTCTGGTGACATTCAATGCAGTCCGCCATGAACGATTCATGATGATATATAATTAGTCACCACTTTCTACCATCTTACGAACTTGGCGGTTTACTAATGTTGCATGCGCTTTACTATGTGGGCCGTTTGTTATCTGCGCTTTACCATAAACAATGGTCTTGCCTTTTGATGTTGTGAATTCTGTGGAATGCATTCCTCTTCTTCGTCGTACGCTATACGCTGCAGAATTCGCATTATGAGCCCAGACGCTGAAGCCCCAGGTGGGGTCGCCGACGAAGTAGGTGTGGAAGTCGCTGATGCGGAAGTTGTAAACCGTTTCGACTTCGCCACGTCACGCCTTCGACAGACAGATACTGTTGATCCTCCGACTGGAGCAGGTCGCCGGGCTGCAGGAACTTCGCGGGCACCCACCCCTGGTACTCGACATAAAACGGATGCTCGGCCGTGGTGCGGATGATCCTGCCGCCCACATGAAGATTCAGAATCGGGGCACAAAGATTCCAGCCTACGCGATTACTTGTTCAAGGCTTCGCCCTGGATTCCCGCCTACGCGGGAATGACGGTTTTCAGGTAGGCATCGGTTAACAGGTTGTTCTTCGAATTTACTGCCTGAGATTGTACCCGCCTATGCGGGATTAATTTCTAGTTCACTAACAGCAACAACTTTATTTCTGGATACTGACCAAAAATTAGCGTCAATAAGAAAGGTTTCACTAACTCCATTATCATATACAACATTTGCAAGTTGATATTCAATTAGTTTTGGTGGATGTAGCATTTGCAGAAAATTATACAGGTCTTTAGCGATTTTCTTGTAGCTTTTTTTCGTTTGTTCTTTCTCATGATCCCAAAAGAAAATTGCCCCATTATCACTTTGTCGTGTTGAAATCAAGAATAAATTATCACCTTCTTCTGATGCAATAGGAAGTGTCCATTCAGGAATTCTTTCCTGGTAGATCTCCAAGAAAAATTTAATACTATTTGATAACTTGCATTTGACCCCTAAGAACATATCAATAGCTGCATCGTCATAGGGACGCTTTCCAAACTTAACAACATACAATTTCGGTTTGCCACCGTTTTGTTGCAACAGAAATTCTCGATACTGAATTGGTATAGTGTTACCTATTTCTTCTTCAAATTGAGTAATAGTTTCATGATCAGCTGCCTTAACTGGCTTTATCAGATCAATTTTAAATTTAGAATCATTGATTTTCATTTTTTATATTTTAGCTCATGAAAGTTTACATATATTGAAACTCCGCCACTATGGCCAGCTGCACGATGAACATCTGTCTGAATGCCCGACAGCTGGCCAAGGGGTGTAAAAGCGGTCGGTATCAGGAGCAGAGCAGTGATGAACCGAATCTGCTCGCCCGCCTGCACGAGCGCACCGGCAGCGCTATAATTCTATTCGGAAGCCATTGACATGATATTCCTTAAAAAGTTGAAATATCTCTTCAGATACAACAATTGGCAACCTCCAATCTTTGACACGAAATATCTTTTGTTGTTGCAACTTTGTTCTTTCGATTTTCAACTTAAGGACAAAGCTGGGTAGCCCGCGACGATATTCTAAAAAATAATTATCTTCATAATAACTAATTACACAGGAATGGTCAAGACAATCAATAACATTCAATACATTAAGTATGTAATATGTACCATATCCAGTGATGGTGGTTTCAATTAACTGGATCTCACTACCACAAGCATTGTTCAAAGCATTTGCAACTTCCGTCGAAATCACAGGGTATCCATACATTAAAAAAGTAACTGCTGACTGATTTCCTTCGCGTTTAACGTCAAAGTGAATTGAATCTCCAGTATATTTGGTTCCCGAAGCGAATATCCACGGATTGATTTTTTCACCAGAAGTATCCTTCGGCGCAACCAAATACCAATCTGTTTCACGTCCAACTGGTATTAATGAATAGTAACGATTTTTCATAGTTAGAATCCGAAATCAGATGGTTTACTATTGCGACTTTCAAATCCGAATCTGCCAACTGTTGCTGGTGTTCGCAGAATACCGCCCAAGGGTGTTGAAGGATCTCTCACTTCATTTTTAATCTTTAATAATTCATTTCTGAATGCCCGACTGTCGTGTGGACATAATGTGGAAATTATTCGTGTAGTTCACTCAGGTCCGCGCCACGTCGTGGATGGTCAAGGGTTAACGTGGAGATAATCGTCGAAGTCGAAAACACTATGGACTATAGGAACTTCCTAAGTTGCCCGCATTCCACCACTACCGAATTTCTTGAATACCTTATATACATCATCACTAACTACAATCGGTATTTCCCAGTCTTTAACACGAAAAATCTTGTTATGATTCAACTTAGTTGTATCGATTTTCATCATCCCTACTGCCCGGGGTTTTCCCCTCAATCGATTTTCTTCAAAATCTTTTGGGTAGTACTGTCGAACACAGGAATGGTCGAGGCAATCAACAATATTCAAAACATTGAGTATGTAATAGTTGCCGTGCCCTTTAACTGTTGATTCAACTAACTGGATTTCGTCACCGCAAATTTTGGCTAATTCGTTGGCAATTTCGGCTGACAGCACCGGAAAACCATATGCAGAAAAAGTAATAGCACTATGATTGCCTTCATACTTGACATCAATGTATATCTTATCACCCATATACCTGGTTCCATCGGTAAATAACCACACATCAATTTCTGTGCCGGTAACATCTGCTGGCACCTTCAAGTACCAATCTTCTTCACGACCAATTGGCATTAACGAATAGTATTGGCTGCTCATGTTTATAATCCAAAATCTGATGGCTTTGTATTATGACTTTCAAACCAGCTTGCTCGGTTTCTCAGTAGTGCACCCAAACTTGAATATGGGTCTTGGACTTCTCTACTAATTTTTGTCAACTCGCTTTCGATCGCTTTTCGATAAGCGGCTGACCCTCTCCTGAGTCCTTTAACTCGTTTAGCCAGCCTAGTGTACACTTCATAATTATAGAAACCGTGCGATACATAATGATTTTCCAAACGAACAATATTTTTTACATGACTTAATCTCATCCCAGCGCCTGCAAATAACTCTTCAAAATGACGTCTCCAAGCGCCATTGTTGGAAGCAAGGTGATGGTCTTCTACTGCTTTGCTCATCCTCACCTTTTTAGGGCTTCTGATTGTCGTCCCATGCTCGTCAACTACTGCGGCCTTGATACATGCTTATAAGAAGAATTCGCATTATGGGCCCAGACACTGAAGCCCCACGTGGGGTCGCCGACGAAGTAGGTGTGGTAGTCGCTGATGCGGAAGTTGTAAACCGTTTCGACTTCGCCACTGTCGGCCACGCCTTCGACAGGCAGATACTGTTGATCCTCCGACTGGAGCAGGTCGCCGGGCTGCAGGAACTTCGCGGGCACCCACCCCTGGTACTCGACATAAAACGGATCCTCGGCCGCGGTGCGGATGATCCTGCCACCCACATGAAGATTCAGATTCGGGGCACAAAGATTCCAGCCTACGCGATTACTTGTTCAAGGCTTCGCCCTGGATTCCCGCCTACGCGGGAATGACGGTTTTCAGGTAGGCATCGGTTAACAGGTTGTTCTTCGAATTTACTGCCTGAGATTGTACCCGCCTATGCGGGAATGACGGTTCTGGTGGTTTCGGATTAATTGTGCTAATTCAAGGCTTCGCCCTGGATTCCCGCCTACGCGGGAATGAGGGATGCCAAACTGCGGTTTTCAGGCAAAACCTGCCCGTGGTGAAAGTTCCAGTCAATCCAAATGAATTGGTGGCACTTCACACCACAGGGCAGCATTGGTGTTGTTTTTCGAGTTGTCAAAGATCAATTCCAAAGCATGGACTTATTTTCACGCACATATAATATATCCTCGTGTCTGCCAATTTTGGCAATTTTTTTATCGCCGGGACGATTTTTCGCGAAAAATGGCTGTCGTAACTGCTTATTCAGTATTAAGTTGCGGCGAATCAATCTTTTTTGTGAATTTTTGCAAAATTGCTATCACCTCTTTGGATCGATCGACCAAAATAGTGCCGTTTGAGATCGGAAAATTGATTTTTGCTGCTAACAGCACTGGTCAAGTGCTGGCACTTCAAACTGGTTGAATTGGATGTCCGCCTACGCCGGAGTGATAATTTCGGCGTGCACTTAGCTTATTCGTATGTTATTTACAATTACACCTGTTCTGCTACTTGCAGTGCGGCACGCAGTTTGCTCAGTGCGGTAGCCTGAACCTGACGTACACGTTCCTTTGACAGGCCGAGTTGTTGTTATTCCTTCATTTGTGGCAAGGTTTTACCATGAAGTGTTTTTATCCAAAGATGCTCTGTGTGCTAAGTATGTTCTTCACTTCATGTGATAAACAGGAAAAAAGCGGCCAATCCTCTACTACCGCAACGCAACCGCCAACGAACACCTTGCAGAAAGGTAATACAGGAGATCTTCCACCAGCAGCAAAAACGGGAAATTCTCCCGCGAATGATCAGATCAATCCTGAGATGAAGAATGACCCCACAGAACTAATGAAGTTCCAGGGGAAGTGGAAAATGGTTGAAGTACGATTGGGAGATTTTGTACGAAAACCAACCGATATTTTCTGGACGATCGCAGAAAACACCGTTACGGTCGATGAGGCGATGCGAAAAAGCCAAACGGCGAAGTTAATCATCGACACTGCCTCTACACCATTCAAGATTGATCTGCTTGGCAAGGGACAACCCGTTGATCGTGCGATATTTAAATTTGAAAATGATCAATTAATCATTTCTGTTGCTGATGAAGAAAATATCCCACGCCCCACTGTCTTTGACCCGATGTCAAAGACAGCCGTGATGTTTGTACTGGAGAAAGTAAAAGAATAAGGAAAACACCGCGTTTACTTTTGGGATTGCGACAGGTTGACCTGAATTTCGGCTACAAATGCCTCCACCAGCTACAGAAATCAGCAACTATTTGCCTGCCAACATTCCTGCAAGGCCAGTATCGTCTTGGTTTTCTCTTCAGGTGATGGATTTTCTGGTGGGCCACCGTCCAGCCCCCATCCCGCGCAGGGAAGGGGGTGAAGGCAATTCAGAATCAATCTATTCATCGTGGCGTGCGGAAAATTGAGAGCCCCGACATTCAAATGGCCCTTGGCAAGTATTGACATGTATGTACAGTAATCTATTGGTCGTTTTTTGCTTGTAATGGTTGGTCGTCCTGCTTGCACCACGGAATGAGATATGCCGCTGAATGTACCCTTGACGGAAGAAATGGTCCGGAACATGGCTCCGGACGAAAATGTGCTGGAACAAGCTGCAGAAATTGTTGCTGGCAACCGCATCCTCAATCCGGGCGTTTCTGCTGATGGCACGTGGCTGCTGGCAGAGGCACAAGGGACCGCGCGCGACCCCTACTATCTTTCAGCCGACTTTATCGACCCGAATAATCCCGTATTTCGCACGAATTCTCCAAGCCGTTTCAATCCAGACAAGTACAGCCTGGGTTTGCTGCTGGCCTACATTCAGAACCCCGACAGTTTTACCACCCAGGAACCGAGCGACGACCTGGTGTTCAAGCGGGAGAAGAAGCTGGCGGCGGATGATCGCAAGAAATTTGGCCCTTCCGCACCGAAACGCCCCACCAAAAAGGGGATTGATAAAGCCAAAGTGGCCCGTGCGGATGCTCTTGATCATGCAGATCACCTGCTGACCGAACTGGTGGCCACGGGCGACTGGTTTGCCACCAGCAAAATTGAAAAAATTGAAAAAACAGCCAAATCTCTGGCAGATGTCAACCTGAACAGTGCGAATATGGCCTATCGCAACCTACTGATGACCTGCAAGATGAAAGGGATTTCCGATGATGAGCGGAAAATGCTGGCGTGCGACGCCATCGGCAAATTGTGGGGCATTCTGAACTCCTCTCGGGCCTACATTCGCCACGATGCCCCCGCTGGAGAGGCCAGTGAAGCGGTGTATTACAGTTTCGTCGATGAAGTGCTGGGGCTGGATTTACACGCCAGTGATCTGATCGAAAAAGGCTTCGTTCAACAAGATATGACCCTGCTGGAATTAGCCTACGAACGCACCGATGACGATGCCAGACAACAGCGAATCGAGTTGAGCAACCTGATTAATGTGGCTACAGGCGAAATTTACCACTCGTACGCGGTGCGTGCCTATCGTTCGGTTAACCAGATTCTGGAACAGCCCAGTTATGCCGCACCTATGGTGGTTTCTCAGGCTGCGGTGGTGCCGTTTCTCATTAATCCCCGTATCCGCTGGGATCGCTCTGCTGAACAGGGCAACCGCGATTACGATGAGGCACTAGCCAGTGTTTACCAGTTCGCTGCCACCGATTTCAGTTCAGCAATTGAACGATTTCGGCAGCAATTAATGCACCCTCTGGCCCCACAGGAAGCGGTATTTCTGCTGAAACCCACCGATGTGGGGCGGGTGCGGGATCAGCAGGTGATTGCCGATGAAGAAGGCCAGCGAATTGTGCTGGCAGACCGACGCAAAGGTTATTCCAACATCGAAAATCTGTTGCGTGGCTATGCCAGTCTGGCCAAAGAACAACCTGCGGTGCTGATTCGGTTATTCTATCGTCCGTTAGATCGTTCGATTGTTGGCTTACCTCTGGCCGCATTGACCGAAAAAGTCCACCTTCGCCTGGGTCTGTAACCCACGTGGGATCAGGACAGGTTGAAAGAGGTTTATTATATTAATGAAAACTCACTAATTTTCCTGTCCGGGTTCAGGTGGGGGGCGAATTTTCATTTTTTCCTCAAATGAACCGATCTGTGGTGCGAACGTACCTGATAGAGAGTCTCCTGCGTGGGAGAAGTAGGTGCAGTGCCTTTATTTCCCTAAATGGTTCTGCTATAATCACTTAACGGTTTTTACCAGTATCTGTTCATGCAGCTTGTCTGTGGAAAATGTCAGCGGTCACTCTCGGAACTAGCGGAAGGCGTCCGCTATTGTCCCTATTGTGGCAGTCGAATTTCCACAATTCCCGATGGACATGAAGCCCCCACCGGCACGTACGAATTTGATGATCTCAGCTCTGCGGGTACCGATTCTGGCCTGATGCCCATTGGAAATGGCCGCACCCGTGGGCAGATGCCGGACGAAATTGGCCCATTCAAATTGCTGAAAGTGCTTGGCTCTGGTGCGATGGGCACCGTTTTTGAGGCGATTCACAAAGAAACGCAGCAACCTGCCGCCGTCAAACTGCTCGATCCCCGCCTGGTGGATAACGCCGTCTCGGTCGAGCGTTTTCGGCAGGAAGGCCGCTTAGCCAGTCAGATCAACCACCCCCATAGTGTGTTCGTCTTC
The Zavarzinella sp. DNA segment above includes these coding regions:
- a CDS encoding DUF1553 domain-containing protein — its product is MILQNVHTWVVLCGWLLVSSVHAESPVDFQKQIVPLLIDRCLECHRGSDPAGGLNLISRKSALQGGDSGKVIQPGNSDKSILWKLVASDKMPPKHPLKDDEKKLIQLWIDQNLPWDEDPIRLFEHTTSLRSGTDWWAFQPIVRPNIPESQYGDSSNSILSPIDSFIAAKFHEKKLTFSPKASRPVLIKRLYHDLLGLAPTHEEVQQFVNDPAPDAWEQLVQRTLASPQYGERWARHWLDVVRFGESDGFERNAPRENAWHYRNWVIDALNANMPYQQFAAWQLAGDQLAPQSVGAKIATGYLVNGIHNTVLPSLPVARETAFQDELEELVGNVGQLFLGLTINCARCHDHKYDPITQEDYYRFAANFTGVRHGESLIKVPMNEEQLQALTSKEVTLKRSRDQLWELAKSRLPKEEAANVGPAPLAAWDFQQSGKDLLGNLDVELHGKAKFTPTGLVVDGKSGYAQSSALKSDLQEKTLEAWVQLPTLNQAGGGVISIENGAVFDAIVFAEKDKNQWLAGSNFFRRTASFNAPQETEATQHPVHLAITYGSDGTITAYRNGKPYGTGYRAQELVTFPAGKSHVLFGLRHHPAGGNHVLNGTIIKARLYNKSLTKDEIEQSFRASSFLNSEKVLEALKENEKKQLLQWDAQLAHLRAEIARLAGSQLLKVYTLNTQQPPVTQVLARGQAANPVRAIGAGSLSKVSAKQHYELPHNAPEGERRKKIAQWLTSSDNPLFARVMVNRIWYYHFGTALVQTPSDFGFNGGKPIHADLLNWLTAEFIDSGFDIKKLHTLILTSATYQQASHHRPDAANIDRDNQYYWRKSPSRIEGEVLRDRMLQHAGVLNTEMGGKGFSDYQLLNKNGTAYFLPEDRGGFAQHRRSIYRFLPRSANGGLLDSFDCPDPASATPTRSQTTTPLQALSLWNGDFALRMVGLLTQRAEQAEPKSVDAQVTYLFQQVYQRSPTSEELALIRPIVQKEGLPPLVRALFNSNEFLHVE
- a CDS encoding IS630 family transposase, translated to MPGHGWTIRKLCNWIGCQFQRYVSRNTVRRILQLAGLSWKKCKKLFGKGDPEKRAEYLKQFADMYQQMCRGDIVIIYIDESHFHRDMDLGYTWWRKGESAWRVSDCPPLSDRINWYGAYNFSAGACLIWNEGKCNKENTAEFLHRVNDWVERQGRRVVVIWDGAPWHKAKFVRTKASELDIEIVVLPSYSPDFNPIEGLWKWMREEVTQHCCFATLRDLFDACKGFIDTLNETPDEIIKRLWPRFEVDPQAEKLRFSI
- a CDS encoding polymorphic toxin-type HINT domain-containing protein, whose protein sequence is MAALPLHQSRTGRIIRTTARHPFYVKDQGCVPAKFLQPGDLLQSEDQQYLPVEGVANSGEVETVYNFRISDYHTYFVGDPTWGFSVWAHNYNIVSAKPKSD
- a CDS encoding SMI1/KNR4 family protein, producing the protein MKINDSKFKIDLIKPVKAADHETITQFEEEIGNTIPIQYREFLLQQNGGKPKLYVVKFGKRPYDDAAIDMFLGVKCKLSNSIKFFLEIYQERIPEWTLPIASEEGDNLFLISTRQSDNGAIFFWDHEKEQTKKSYKKIAKDLYNFLQMLHPPKLIEYQLANVVYDNGVSETFLIDANFWSVSRNKVVAVSELEINPA
- a CDS encoding AHH domain-containing protein, which produces MSKAVEDHHLASNNGAWRRHFEELFAGAGMRLSHVKNIVRLENHYVSHGFYNYEVYTRLAKRVKGLRRGSAAYRKAIESELTKISREVQDPYSSLGALLRNRASWFESHNTKPSDFGL
- a CDS encoding TIGR03067 domain-containing protein; protein product: MKCFYPKMLCVLSMFFTSCDKQEKSGQSSTTATQPPTNTLQKGNTGDLPPAAKTGNSPANDQINPEMKNDPTELMKFQGKWKMVEVRLGDFVRKPTDIFWTIAENTVTVDEAMRKSQTAKLIIDTASTPFKIDLLGKGQPVDRAIFKFENDQLIISVADEENIPRPTVFDPMSKTAVMFVLEKVKE
- a CDS encoding protein kinase, whose protein sequence is MQLVCGKCQRSLSELAEGVRYCPYCGSRISTIPDGHEAPTGTYEFDDLSSAGTDSGLMPIGNGRTRGQMPDEIGPFKLLKVLGSGAMGTVFEAIHKETQQPAAVKLLDPRLVDNAVSVERFRQEGRLASQINHPHSVFVFIADADAGWPYIAMELMPGNTLKTLIDEEGPLEPLRAVRLAIEIVDGLNEAHRNGVIHRDVKPSNCFLTADGHVKVGVILDFPRRLAPALMLAKKG